The nucleotide sequence GCAGATGGGACCGCCCACGGAGAAAGAACGCCGCGAATGGCTCAAGAGGGAGCACAAACTCGGGACCAACTCAGCAATCTGTATTGCCGAGCGCGCCGATGGCAAAGGAACCGAAGAAGACTCTCCAGAAGCCTATCTGACGGCTGCGGAGGCGTGGGTGGAGGCGATGTTTACGGGACCCCGTGTGGCGCTGCGTCCGGCGTATGACCAGCTGCTGAAAGTGGTCTTGGCCGTGGGCAAGGATGCAAAGGCTTGTCCCGGGAAGACTGCAGTGGCGATCTATCGGAATCATGTGTTTGCCAACATTAAAGTCTCGACGAACACACGCATCGATCTCGGTCTGGCCCTGAAGAACATGAAAACACCGAAGCGGCTGATCGATACCGGCGGGTACGAGAAGAAAGACCGGATTACGCGGCGGATTGAGGTCAGGGCCACGTCCGATATTGACTCGGCGTTGAAGGACTGGCTGAGGAAGGCGTGGGAGATGGATGCATAAATACTCCCAGCCTCGCGCCGCACGGTGTGAGCGACGCTTAGAGTGATTTGCACTTCCCGGCTGAAGAAGTGACGATCGCCTTGTCAGATCTCACTGCAACGCGGGCGGGGGCGCCTGCGCCACACAAACTAGTCGTAATACTCCAATCCCAGGTGCGTAATTAACTCCTCGCCCTTCAAGTGGCGCAGCGTGTTCTTCAGCTTCATCAACTGAATGAACAGGTCATGCTCGGGATAGAGTCCCGGCGCGGTCATCGGGGCTTTGAAGTAGAAGCTTAGCCACTCCTGGATTCCGAGGCGGCGCAGTTCCGGTGTGCGCTGGGCGAGGTCCAGGAAGAGGACCAGGTCGAGGACGATCGGCGCGGCGAGGATTGAATCGCGGCACAGGAAATCGACTTTGATCTGCATCGGGTAGCCAAGCCATCCGAAGATATCGATGTTGTCCCAACCTTCTTTGTTGTCACCGCGAGGTGGGTAATAGTTAATGCGAACCTTGTGGAACATGTTGCCGTACAGTTCGGGATAAAGCTGCGGCTGCAGGATGTGCTCCAGAGCCCCCAGCTTTGATTCTTCCTTGGTCTTGAAACTGCCGGGATCGTCGAGCACTTCGCCGTCGCGGTTGCCGAGAATGTTGGTCGAATACCATCCGCTCAGGCCGAGCAAGCGCGCTTTGAATGCGGGAGCCAGCACGGTCTTCATCATGGTCTGGCCGGTTTTGAAATCCTTGCCGCAGGTGGGAACTTCGCGTTCACGGGCGAGTTCCTGGATGGCGGGAATGTCGACCGTGAGGTTGGGAGCGCCGTTGGCGAACGGCACGCCTTCCTGCAGGGACGCGTACGCGTAGATCATCGAGGGAGCGATATTCGGATCGTTCTCCTTCATCGCCTTTTCGAAAGATTTCAGGTTCTGATGGATGGCACTGGCTTCGATGAAGGACTCGGTCGAGGCGCACCAGATGGTGATGAGGCGATCGGCGCCGCTGGATTTCTTGAAATTGCGCATGTCCTGGCGCAGTTGCTCGGCCAGGTCCAGCTTGTTCTTGCCCTTCTTGACGTTTGGTCCGTCAATCTTCTTGACGTAGTTGTGATCGAAGACGGCCTTCATCGGCTTGATGGAGCTGAGGCGGCCTTTCACCTGCTTGAGCAATTCTTTTTCGAGCACGCCGGCATTGGAGGCAGCGGCATACATGTCGTCTTCGAAAATGTCCCAACCGGTGAAAACGAGGTCATTGAGCGTCGCCAGCGAGACGAATTCCTTTACTTTGGGCGAACGGCCGTCGGTGCGCTTGCCGAGGCGAATGGTTCCCATCTGGGTCATCGAGCCGATGGGGGCCGCGATGCCCTTGCGGATGGCTTCCACGCCGGCGACGAACGTCGTCGCCACGGCGCCCATGCCGGGGATCATGACGCCCAGCTTTCCTTTTGCGGGCTTGGTTTCGAAACCTTCCGACCGGGGCGACTGTACTTCGACGCGCGCCGGTTTGCTGCCATTCTTGCGGGGAGTTGGCATTTGGGATCAGTCCTTGTCGCTTCAAATAGTAGTAGGCAAACAGATATGTTCTCTCATTTGTAGGTAGCATTGCAAACACGCGGGGATTGTATGGCGTAAATTGTGCGGCGAGTGGCGCTTCTCAGCAATCCAATTGCATGTTGGATGAGAGGCTGAAATCTTTACCACAGAGGACACGGAGAAATCATGTCTGACAAGATTGCGGTGATCACCGGATCGTCGAGCGGCTTTGGATTGCTCACGGCGATTGAACTGGCAAAGGCTGGATATCGCGTAGTGGCGTCGATGCGCGATCTCGGACGGCGCAGCCGCTTGGACGAGGCAGCCGCGGCTGCCGGAGTGGCAGCGAAGATCGAAGTGCGAAGGCTGGACGTGACCGAGATCGACACGATCCCTGCATTTGTCGATGGGGTCGTGCGTGACTACGGACACATCGATGTGCTCGTCAACAACGCCGGATTCGCCGTCGCTGGATTTGCCGAAGACATCAAGCTGGAAGAACTGCGCACGCAGTTCGAGACGAATTTCTTTGGTCCGGTGGCGCTGACCAAAGCCGTTCTTCCCGTGATGCGGCGGCAGGGCTCGGGACACATCATCATGATCTCGTCGATCGGTGGCCTGCAGGGCGCGATCACGGTTTCCAGCTATGCGGCGTCCAAGTTCGCGCTGGAAGGCTGGACGGAGTCGCTGCGGCTGGAAGTGAATGCGCTTGGCATCAATGTCGTGCTGGTGGAGCCGGGGGCGTTCCAGACCGATATATGGACGCGCGGGGCGCAGATGGGAGAGAAGGCGACTTCGGATGCTTCTCCAAATTTTCAGCGCAGCTTGAAAATGCGGGAGCGTGTGAACGCGATGCCGAAGCGGGATCCGATTGCCGTGGCGCACGTGATCACCCGGGTGGCACAGGATCCGAATCCGCGGCTACGGTATCTGGTTGGTCCGGATGCCAAGATTCAACTCGCGATGAAACGGATTCTGCCGTGGAAGTGGAACGAAAAGGTGATTGCGAAATTCCTGAAGATCGACGGATAGCGCGGCGGGATTCCTACTTCCCGTCCAGGTCCATGGTCCGCACCGGCAGGTCCCAATGCGAGAGCAGGATCTCGAACCTGCGCTGCTCTTCTTTCAGATAGGTGGCTTGGTCGGGCCAGAGCTGCTTCTTCAGTTCGGTTTCGTCAAAGGGTTCGTTGGCGATGGTCGCGTTCTTGAATACGATCGTCACGCGATAATCCCAGCGGCCGTCTTCGGTGGTGTGATAGCGGGGCTGGTCGACGGACACTTTGAGCATGCGCCCCATTTCCACTTCCTTCTTAAGGAGTGGGTAGTGATTCTTCTTGAAAAGCTGGAGGAATTCGTCAGCCGATCCCCACTTGGCCTTGTAGTAGTACTCGACGACGAAGGGCTTACCAGCGGTATCGGCAGTCTGAGCCGGCAGGGCTGCGGGAAGCAAGATAGCAAGAAGAAGCAGGAAGCGAAGTTTCATGTCAGGTCTCCGAGCCCAAGATTGTCGCACAGACGCCAAAGCCGCGAAAATTCATGACCCGATTCCCCGCTCCTTTTCCGCATATGACATGTAGGAGGAGAAGAATATGAAGAAGCTTCTTTTACTGATCGCGGCTCTCAGCCTGTCGGCCTTCGCCCAGAACGGAACGGATATCGTGGAAACTGCCACCCAGCATTTTACGACCGGCTGGGACAATTTCAGCGAGCCTCTGAACCTGGCTTCGAGCAACGTGAAGTGGTCAGTGTCGAATTCTCGCAAGATGACGGTAACTTTCAGCCTGGTCGGGGCTGTTCCGAACAAACTCTACCAGGTGGGAGTCCACATTTTTTGCACCACCACACCCGGCACATTCGGCCAGTTTCCCGCCAATCCATCGAGCGGCAATTGCGGGCAGATTACCAAGCAGAATTTCACCGGTTCCGTGGCCTCGGTGGAAATGGGCGTCGTAACGACCGATATGCATGGGAAGGGATCCTTCAAAGTAACGGTCGGCCCGATCGCTTCCGGCACCTACAATCTGGAGTTCACCATCCGCAACGGAGCGGGGTGCAATCTGATTGGCGGCGCTGGCAATGCCGGGTGCGCTGTTGATTTCCAATCCCCGGGACCGTTCGGAACGACGACGTCGGTCGTTGTGCCCTGATTCTTCGGCCTTGTGGGGCCGGGTTCAGAGAGCCGGTCCCACAACTGAATGTTAAAATCGACTGTGGCTGCCGATTCTCTCCGAATGATTGCCGTCGATATTGACGGTACCCTGCTGAACCCTCAATTTCAGATTTCAGAAACTGACCTGGCGGCATTGCGCAACGCCCATGCACAAGGGATCGAGGTCATCCTCGTGACCGGCCGTCGGCACGCCTTTGCGCTTCCCATTGCGAAGCAGCTTGGCTTCGACCTATGGCTGATCTGCTGCAACGGAGCAGTGACGCGGTCGCTTGCGGGAGAGACTTTTCATCGTGACATGTTGCCGCTCGAAACGTGTCGAAGACTGCTCGGCACGATGCAAGAATTCCGGGGGCAGACCGTTCTTACCTTTGACAAGGAAAGTAAGGGCGCGATCGTGCTCGAGCATCTGCGGGAACTGGAGGGCAGTATCCGGCACTGGCTGGAAAAGAACTTGGACTACATCGAGTTCGTGATACCGATCGAGAGTGCCCTAACTACTGACCCGGTGCAGGCGATGTTCTGCGGTCCGGTTGGGCTGATGCAGCAGGTTTTGCGGGCGCTTGATGCCAGCGGGTTGCCGATTACGGTGCTCCGCACTGAGTATCCGGGCCGCGACTTGTCGATTGTTGACGTATTGAACGCGGGCTGTTCCAAAGGGCATGCTTTGGAGCGCTGGACCAATTACCGTGGGATTACTCGCGATCAGGTCATGGCCGTTGGTGACAACTACAACGACATTGAAATGCTTGCCTTCGCCGGGCGGCCTTTTATCATGGGAAATGCGTCCAAGGAACTATTGGGCCGGGGCTGGACGATGACTCGCTCGAATTCGGAAAACGGAGTCGCGGCGGCGATCGATCATGTGCTGCGTGGTGCCCCCTTGGAATCCGTGGTGAGCAAGGCGGAATGAAGAGACTGCAATCCATTCGGCGAACGATCGTGGCGGGGGCGTTGACCCTGGCTTGTCTGCCGAGTTGCGTCGCTGCCGATCTGGCGCTCCTGCGCAACGGCTTCACGATCCGGCACGAGCGGCACCAGGTGCTCGGAGAAAATACGCGGCTGTTTATGGGAAGTAGCGATTCAGGCTACGTAGATGTGCCGACATCGGACATTGAAGGCTTCGAAAAGGATTTGTCCCTGCCGCCGCACCTGGCCAAGTCGGTCTCGCCTGCAAATTCCGTGGACTTGAATCAAGTCGTGAAATCCGCTAGCGCGAACTACCACCTTGATCCGGATCTGGTGAACAGTGTGATCCGCGCCGAGAGCGGATTTAATACGCGGGCAGTTTCGCGCAAAGGCGCGCAAGGG is from Acidobacteriota bacterium and encodes:
- a CDS encoding DUF4287 domain-containing protein, whose protein sequence is MAVVKSSSGLYSVHPGLAMMQKWIHDLPEKTGRSPDEWIAFVKQMGPPTEKERREWLKREHKLGTNSAICIAERADGKGTEEDSPEAYLTAAEAWVEAMFTGPRVALRPAYDQLLKVVLAVGKDAKACPGKTAVAIYRNHVFANIKVSTNTRIDLGLALKNMKTPKRLIDTGGYEKKDRITRRIEVRATSDIDSALKDWLRKAWEMDA
- a CDS encoding inositol-3-phosphate synthase, whose protein sequence is MIPGMGAVATTFVAGVEAIRKGIAAPIGSMTQMGTIRLGKRTDGRSPKVKEFVSLATLNDLVFTGWDIFEDDMYAAASNAGVLEKELLKQVKGRLSSIKPMKAVFDHNYVKKIDGPNVKKGKNKLDLAEQLRQDMRNFKKSSGADRLITIWCASTESFIEASAIHQNLKSFEKAMKENDPNIAPSMIYAYASLQEGVPFANGAPNLTVDIPAIQELAREREVPTCGKDFKTGQTMMKTVLAPAFKARLLGLSGWYSTNILGNRDGEVLDDPGSFKTKEESKLGALEHILQPQLYPELYGNMFHKVRINYYPPRGDNKEGWDNIDIFGWLGYPMQIKVDFLCRDSILAAPIVLDLVLFLDLAQRTPELRRLGIQEWLSFYFKAPMTAPGLYPEHDLFIQLMKLKNTLRHLKGEELITHLGLEYYD
- a CDS encoding SDR family oxidoreductase, whose product is MSDKIAVITGSSSGFGLLTAIELAKAGYRVVASMRDLGRRSRLDEAAAAAGVAAKIEVRRLDVTEIDTIPAFVDGVVRDYGHIDVLVNNAGFAVAGFAEDIKLEELRTQFETNFFGPVALTKAVLPVMRRQGSGHIIMISSIGGLQGAITVSSYAASKFALEGWTESLRLEVNALGINVVLVEPGAFQTDIWTRGAQMGEKATSDASPNFQRSLKMRERVNAMPKRDPIAVAHVITRVAQDPNPRLRYLVGPDAKIQLAMKRILPWKWNEKVIAKFLKIDG
- a CDS encoding HAD family phosphatase, translating into MIAVDIDGTLLNPQFQISETDLAALRNAHAQGIEVILVTGRRHAFALPIAKQLGFDLWLICCNGAVTRSLAGETFHRDMLPLETCRRLLGTMQEFRGQTVLTFDKESKGAIVLEHLRELEGSIRHWLEKNLDYIEFVIPIESALTTDPVQAMFCGPVGLMQQVLRALDASGLPITVLRTEYPGRDLSIVDVLNAGCSKGHALERWTNYRGITRDQVMAVGDNYNDIEMLAFAGRPFIMGNASKELLGRGWTMTRSNSENGVAAAIDHVLRGAPLESVVSKAE
- a CDS encoding lytic transglycosylase domain-containing protein, which produces MKRLQSIRRTIVAGALTLACLPSCVAADLALLRNGFTIRHERHQVLGENTRLFMGSSDSGYVDVPTSDIEGFEKDLSLPPHLAKSVSPANSVDLNQVVKSASANYHLDPDLVNSVIRAESGFNTRAVSRKGAQGLMQLMPGTAEKLGVTNPLDPAANVDGGARYLRTLLERYNYDLVKALAAYNAGPMRVEQYRGVPPYRETRAYVNGIVRDYNRKKIAQEKAAKRAGRPAGAKAHDQAGSLSQR